A genomic stretch from Mesomycoplasma neurolyticum includes:
- a CDS encoding alpha-amylase family glycosyl hydrolase, which translates to MSSIKMEQKKYINQIDKQFATYQKLGLFKEKQHFILNFWAPLAIKVQLIIYNKIEADKIIKKMFFKRKNKIWQIKIPFEFKDHFYHIKIYNLNDKNKIVLDPYAKSLSTFDWNGETNNIPKAAIFDWEKLFLNKTKNKLKINTNENLIIYELNIRDFSSLMNNKNCGTRKGTFKCAQNLNVFKYLKKLNVNYLQLLPIHAIYTLNDKNLNILNKNEGNKFITNYNWGYDPMNYFSLAGWYFTDPSDVSNRIKEFKEFVDEAHKNNIGVIMDVVFNHLMTNKILEDILPNYYFRNNSKIVPVSEPALNTEAKMVRKLIFDSLIYFAKYFNIDGFRFDLSTFIDKTTLDLICKKLKKINPNIVLHGEAWQFSDLDYKNSYTKGITVNNYNFAYFNDTIRNAIKGNDSLELASNDYGLIQGNLNYLNDYLVSIVGNTKKVKTNLKFKNKKISYEVFAKDPNMSLQYSACHDGFTLWDKLVTTTDLPFRETLKLYRQALIMQFSVQGKQLILAGTELCQTKPTDFSGQDSEKSLKIINSQNSIFDFENLWVNSNSYKTTDYTNGIKWNNLNNLFIKKFVFSFTSKLLKAYKNSIFFNLNIKNKKIIFHTIKKDFIYYEIQVTKDSLFVMHNFSQNKKILKNIKFNKILFNSDFDNIIQNEFVISAKSSIIFK; encoded by the coding sequence ATGTCATCAATAAAAATGGAACAAAAAAAATATATCAATCAAATAGATAAACAATTTGCAACATATCAAAAATTAGGTTTATTTAAAGAAAAACAACATTTTATTTTAAATTTTTGAGCTCCTTTAGCAATAAAGGTTCAGCTAATTATTTATAACAAAATAGAAGCTGATAAAATAATTAAAAAAATGTTTTTTAAAAGAAAAAATAAAATTTGACAGATAAAAATACCTTTTGAATTTAAAGATCATTTTTATCATATAAAAATTTATAATTTAAATGATAAAAATAAAATAGTTTTAGATCCTTATGCAAAATCATTATCAACATTTGATTGAAATGGTGAAACAAATAATATTCCAAAAGCAGCAATCTTTGATTGAGAAAAACTGTTTTTAAATAAAACAAAAAATAAACTAAAAATTAACACTAACGAAAATTTAATAATCTATGAATTAAACATTAGGGACTTTAGTTCATTAATGAACAATAAAAATTGTGGCACAAGAAAAGGAACATTTAAATGTGCACAAAATTTAAATGTTTTTAAATATTTAAAAAAGTTAAATGTTAATTATTTACAATTATTACCCATTCATGCAATATATACATTAAACGATAAAAATTTAAATATTCTAAATAAAAATGAAGGAAATAAATTTATAACAAACTACAATTGAGGATATGACCCTATGAATTATTTTTCACTAGCTGGTTGATATTTTACAGATCCTAGTGATGTTTCAAATAGAATAAAAGAGTTTAAAGAATTTGTAGATGAAGCACACAAAAATAATATTGGCGTTATCATGGATGTTGTTTTTAACCATTTAATGACTAACAAAATATTAGAAGATATTTTACCAAATTATTATTTTAGAAATAATTCAAAAATTGTACCAGTGAGTGAACCAGCGCTCAACACTGAAGCTAAAATGGTGAGAAAACTAATTTTCGATTCTTTAATATATTTTGCTAAATATTTTAATATTGATGGTTTTAGATTTGACTTATCTACTTTTATTGACAAAACAACTCTTGATTTAATATGCAAAAAATTAAAAAAAATAAACCCAAATATTGTGCTACATGGCGAAGCATGACAATTTAGTGACTTAGATTATAAAAATAGCTATACCAAAGGAATAACAGTAAATAATTATAATTTTGCATATTTTAATGACACAATAAGAAATGCTATTAAAGGTAATGATTCATTAGAACTTGCATCTAATGATTATGGACTTATTCAAGGTAATTTAAATTACTTAAATGATTATTTAGTTTCTATTGTTGGAAATACAAAAAAAGTTAAAACTAATTTAAAATTTAAAAATAAAAAAATTAGTTATGAAGTTTTTGCTAAAGATCCAAACATGTCACTACAATATAGTGCATGTCATGATGGTTTTACCTTGTGAGATAAATTAGTTACAACTACTGATTTACCTTTTAGAGAAACTTTAAAACTTTATAGACAAGCATTAATTATGCAATTCAGTGTTCAAGGTAAACAGTTAATTTTAGCTGGAACAGAACTTTGCCAAACTAAGCCGACAGATTTTAGTGGTCAAGATTCTGAAAAATCACTAAAAATAATAAATAGTCAAAATTCTATTTTTGATTTTGAAAATTTATGAGTTAATTCTAATAGTTATAAAACAACTGATTATACAAATGGAATAAAATGAAATAATTTAAACAATCTTTTTATCAAAAAATTTGTTTTTAGTTTTACATCTAAGCTTTTAAAAGCTTACAAAAATTCTATTTTTTTTAATTTAAATATTAAAAATAAAAAAATTATTTTTCATACAATTAAAAAAGATTTTATTTATTATGAAATACAGGTTACAAAAGATTCACTATTTGTAATGCATAATTTTAGTCAAAACAAAAAAATACTAAAAAATATTAAATTTAACAAAATTTTATTTAACTCAGATTTTGATAATATTATTCAAAATGAATTTGTTATAAGTGCAAAAAGTTCAATAATTTTTAAATAA
- a CDS encoding ABC transporter ATP-binding protein has product MNKNIDDIKNIDSELEKFINQIGEIQTTSQGSKIELINLSKKYENNDKWTLKDINLTIEPGKFCIFLGPSGCGKTTLLRMIAGLNSITQGDLLFDNKRINNLSPSERNIAMVFQSYALYPHMNVYDNMSFGLKMFKERKDIIDRRVKDVAKILKIENHLYNKPKDLSGGQRQRVAIGRAIVRKPSIFLMDEPLSNLDAKLRESMRREIVQIHRMLNTTSIYVTHDQLEAMTMGDQIVVMNDGKIQQNGTSKELYFKPKNVFVAKFIGMPTINLINGHFKNNSFFAEDFDWSQSISPNLKIIENQKIIIAYRSEDVILNKQKVENSIKGVIYNIESLGKELSIVVKINDSIEIVATVLNNKDFELYTNIYISFDNSRIHIFDAKTEERIN; this is encoded by the coding sequence ATGAATAAAAATATTGATGATATTAAAAATATTGATTCAGAATTAGAAAAATTTATAAATCAAATCGGAGAAATCCAAACCACTAGTCAAGGTAGTAAAATAGAATTAATAAATTTATCAAAAAAATATGAAAATAACGATAAATGAACATTAAAAGATATAAATTTAACTATTGAACCAGGAAAATTTTGTATTTTTCTAGGTCCTAGTGGTTGTGGTAAAACTACACTTTTAAGAATGATTGCAGGTCTTAATTCAATAACACAAGGAGATTTGCTGTTTGATAACAAAAGAATCAATAATCTTTCACCTTCTGAACGAAATATTGCTATGGTTTTCCAGTCTTATGCATTATATCCTCATATGAATGTTTATGATAATATGAGTTTTGGCCTTAAAATGTTTAAAGAAAGGAAAGATATTATTGATAGAAGAGTAAAAGATGTTGCAAAAATTTTAAAAATTGAAAATCATTTGTATAACAAACCAAAAGATTTGTCAGGTGGGCAAAGACAAAGGGTAGCTATTGGAAGGGCGATTGTTAGAAAACCATCTATTTTTTTAATGGATGAACCATTAAGTAATTTAGATGCGAAATTACGTGAATCAATGCGTCGTGAAATTGTCCAAATTCATAGAATGCTTAATACAACATCAATTTATGTAACACATGATCAATTAGAAGCAATGACAATGGGTGATCAAATTGTCGTAATGAATGATGGAAAAATTCAACAAAATGGAACAAGTAAAGAATTATATTTTAAACCTAAGAATGTTTTTGTTGCTAAGTTTATTGGTATGCCAACAATTAATTTAATTAATGGACATTTTAAAAATAATAGTTTTTTTGCAGAAGATTTTGATTGAAGCCAATCTATAAGCCCTAATTTAAAAATTATTGAAAATCAAAAAATTATTATTGCTTATCGATCAGAAGATGTTATTTTAAATAAACAAAAAGTAGAAAATTCTATCAAAGGTGTTATTTATAACATAGAATCATTAGGAAAAGAATTATCAATTGTAGTAAAAATTAATGATTCAATTGAAATAGTTGCAACTGTTTTGAATAACAAAGATTTTGAATTATATACAAATATTTATATTAGTTTTGATAACTCAAGAATTCACATTTTTGATGCAAAAACTGAAGAGAGAATTAATTAA
- a CDS encoding sugar ABC transporter permease, giving the protein MKKYKSLINTKKINVEKFKNNKTKIHLLDAKPLNATEIIYLFFNYFILIIWVMVIIFPVVTMIIASFNIFNPRYISLSPKTFQFGLDNFSYLFTNPRSLYLNWYLNTLLISFATMFLTVIFVALNGYAYSRFKFKGSKHSLSIIMLLQMIPATASLISLYIIVTLGKELKLDSRIMLVFIYSGGAIAGNTFIFKNYLDSISRELDDSAKIDGCGNWKLFTKILLPISKPMLSIIALWTFLIPFGDVILPKFTIVERHYTTLAVGLDTFINAEPKHVNVGAYSAGALLAAIPPFILFFISQKHIVGNLSDGAVKG; this is encoded by the coding sequence ATGAAAAAATACAAAAGTTTAATTAATACTAAAAAAATAAATGTTGAAAAGTTTAAAAATAACAAAACAAAAATTCATCTTTTAGATGCGAAACCTTTAAATGCAACTGAAATTATTTACTTATTTTTTAATTATTTTATTTTAATTATCTGAGTAATGGTTATTATTTTCCCTGTTGTGACAATGATTATTGCATCTTTTAATATTTTTAACCCCCGTTATATTTCTTTGTCACCTAAAACTTTTCAGTTTGGTCTAGATAATTTTAGTTATTTATTTACAAATCCTAGAAGTTTGTATTTAAATTGGTATTTAAATACATTATTAATTTCATTTGCAACAATGTTTTTAACTGTAATTTTTGTAGCATTAAATGGTTATGCATATTCTCGCTTTAAATTTAAGGGTTCTAAACATTCTTTATCTATTATTATGCTTTTGCAAATGATACCAGCAACAGCATCATTAATTTCACTTTATATAATAGTTACTTTAGGTAAAGAGTTAAAACTTGATTCTAGAATTATGTTAGTTTTTATTTATTCTGGTGGAGCTATTGCTGGAAATACTTTTATTTTTAAAAATTATTTAGATTCAATTTCAAGGGAGTTAGATGATTCAGCAAAAATTGATGGCTGTGGAAATTGAAAATTATTTACAAAAATATTACTCCCAATTTCAAAACCAATGCTTTCAATTATTGCGCTTTGAACATTTTTAATTCCTTTTGGTGATGTGATTTTACCTAAATTTACAATTGTTGAAAGGCATTACACAACACTAGCTGTTGGATTAGATACATTTATAAACGCTGAACCAAAGCATGTAAATGTTGGTGCATATTCAGCTGGAGCTTTATTAGCAGCTATCCCACCATTTATTTTATTTTTTATATCACAAAAACATATTGTTGGTAATTTAAGTGATGGAGCTGTGAAAGGATAA